One Osmerus eperlanus chromosome 23, fOsmEpe2.1, whole genome shotgun sequence DNA segment encodes these proteins:
- the slx1b gene encoding structure-specific endonuclease subunit SLX1, which produces MVVEVESFFGVYMLYCTNPKFKGRIYIGFTVNPERRIGQHNAGRHRGGAKKTSGRGPWEMVLIIHGFPSDIAALRFEWAWQHPHFSRRLSHVSRRSRKESSLQFHWRVVSIMLQVAPWCRLPLTARWLKQEYRMDFEPGLQPPLHIPVAFGSVRAKKSQQQQAHQPAEEEAGRCLLCRSCVKSADKLSCFNPTCRTTYHLICLAKHFLKSEPTHMLPVEGECPGCHHSILWGSLIRHKIGCYGDLEEIPLSSSQSHWADGLQVCNELSPVPLH; this is translated from the exons ATGGTAGTGGAGGTGGAAAGCTTTTTTGGGGTGTACATGCTGTATTGCACAAACCCCAAATTCAAGGGTCGCATCTACATTGGGTTTACTGTAAACCCAGAGCGACGGATAGGACAACATAATGCTGGGAGGCACCGTGGAGGAGCAAAGAAGACCAGCGGAAGGGGACCATG GGAAATGGTTCTCATCATACATGGCTTCCCATCGGACATAGCAGCTTTAAGG TTTGAGTGGGCATGGCAACACCCCCACTTCTCTCGCCGCCTCTCCCATGTTTCTCGGCGGTCCAGGAAGGAGTCCAGCCTGCAGTTCCACTGGCGTGTTGTCTCCATCATGCTCCAGGTGGCCCCGTGGTGCCGCCTTCCCCTGACCGCCCGCTGGCTCAAACAGGAGTACAGGATGGACTTCGAACCGGGCCTCCAGCCACCCCTACACATCCCAGTGGCCTTCGGTAGTGTGCGGGCTAAGAAAAGCCAACAGCAGCAAGCCCATCAACCTGCggaggaggaagcagggagATGCTTGCTGTGTCGAAGCTGTGTCAAG TCTGCAGATAAGCTGAGCTGCTTCAACCCGACGTGTCGGACAACTTATCATCTGATTTGTCTCGCCAAGCACTTCCTGAAGTCGGAGCCCACTCACATGCTTCCTGTTGAAGGGGAATGTCCTGGTTGCCATCATTCCATACTATGGGGAAGCTTGATTCGGCACAAGATAGGTTGCTATGGAGACCTAGAGGAGATCCCTTTATCCTCATCCCAG AGCCACTGGGCAGATGGACTGCAGGTCTGCAATGAGCTGAGCCCAGTTCCTTTGCACTGA
- the LOC134009933 gene encoding uncharacterized protein LOC134009933 — protein sequence MEDKGVCEESETSQPQNITPAAEQGPLVSVTFQTDPHRKLKYLESEPKALGVTQITFSVFRIFTCAVFYVLGLYLSIEQIVIYLIGSVSVMVAGSLALVAQNLHLPTLKACLGMQVVACVISILNLLVEGTDFGLEASFSDTCWMSWNDNDTGVQHDNCMMLSTTHTHYTAENFLIHAASVAISVTLAAYCCKVINCCSPTSRMPVITVQAPPTQQ from the exons ATGGAAG ACAAAGGTGTTTGCGAGGAGTCCGAGACCAGTCAACCCCAGAACATCACTCCTGCAGCAGAGCAGGGTCCCTTAGTTTCAGTCACGTTTCAGACGGACCCACACCGAAAACTGAAGTACTTGGAGTCAGAACCTAAAGCATTAGGG GTGACCCAAATTACCTTCAGTGTGTTTAGGATCTTCACTTGCGCAGTATTCTATGTCCTTGGATTGTATCTCTCGATTGAGCAGATCGTCATTTATCTGATTGGATCTGTGTCG GTGATGGTCGCTGGTTCTCTGGCCTTGGTGGCTCAGAATCTCCATCTTCCCACT CTGAAGGCCTGTCTGGGGATGCAGGTGGTGGCCTGTGTGATCTCTATATTGAATTTGCTCGTGGAAGGAACTGACTTTGGGCTGGAGGCCAGCTTCAGTGACACGTGCTGGATGTCATGGAATGACAACGATACAGGAGTCCAACATGATAACTGCATGATGCTGTCA acgacacacacacattatactgcTGAGAATTTCCTGATCCATGCTGCCTCGGTGGCTATCTCTGTCACCCTGGCTGCCTACTGCTGCAAGGTTATCAACTGCTGCTCACCCACATCCAGGATG CCTGTgatcactgtccaagcccctcCCACTCAGCAATGA
- the LOC134009932 gene encoding uncharacterized protein LOC134009932 isoform X2 has product MEDKGVCEETETSQPQNITPAAEQGPLVSVTFQTDPHRKLKYLESEPKALGVTQITFSVFKIFAYTPYYMLGFGEPIDQTVIYIIGYVLVMVAGSLALAAQNLHLPTMKACLGMQVVACVISILNLLVDGFDLGLAKLDLTPFHDSHCWLSWNYTGVQHDNCMILSTTHAHYTAENLLIQAASVAISVTLAAYCCKVINCCSPTSRMPVITVQAPPTQQ; this is encoded by the exons ATGGAAG ACAAAGGTGTTTGTGAGGAGACCGAGACCAGTCAACCCCAAAACATCACTCCTGCAGCAGAGCAGGGTCCCCTGGTTTCAGTCACGTTTCAGACGGACCCACACCGAAAACTAAAATACTTGGAGTCAGAACCTAAAGCATTAGGG GTGACCCAAATTACCTTCAGTGTGTTTAAGATCTTCGCATACACACCATACTATATGCTTGGATTCGGTGAACCGATTGACCAGACGGTCATTTATATTATTGGATATGTGTTG GTGATGGTCGCTGGTTCTCTGGCCTTGGCGGCTCAGAATCTCCATCTTCCCACT ATGAAGGCCTGCCTGGGGATGCAGGTGGTGGCCTGTGTGATCTCTATATTGAATTTGCTCGTGGATGGATTTGACTTAGGGCTGGCTAAGTTGGATTTGACTCCATTCCATGACAGCCATTGCTGGCTGTCATGGAATTATACAGGAGTCCAACATGATAACTGCATGATTCTGTCA ACGACACACGCACATTATACTGCTGAGAATCTCCTGATCCAGGCTGCCTCGGTGGCTATCTCTGTCACCCTGGCTGCCTACTGCTGCAAGGTTATCAACTGCTGCTCACCCACATCCAGGATG CCTGTgatcactgtccaagcccctcCCACTCAGCAATGA
- the LOC134009932 gene encoding uncharacterized protein LOC134009932 isoform X1: MEDKGVCEETETSQPQNITPAAEQGPLVSVTFQTDQHRKLKYLESETKALGVTQITFSVFKIFAYTPYYMLGFGEPIDQTVIYIIGYVLVMVAGSLALAAQNLHLPTMKACLGMQVVACVISILNLLVDGFDLGLAKLDLTPFHDSHCWLSWNYTGVQHDNCMILSTTHAHYTAENLLIQAASVAISVTLAAYCCKVINCCSPTSRMPVITVQAPPTQQ, translated from the exons ATGGAAG ACAAAGGTGTTTGCGAGGAGACTGAGACCAGTCAACCCCAAAACATCACTCCTGCAGCAGAGCAGGGTCCCCTGGTTTCAGTCACGTTTCAGACGGACCAACACCGAAAACTGAAATACTTGGAGTCAGAAACTAAAGCATTAGGG GTGACCCAAATTACCTTCAGTGTGTTTAAGATCTTCGCATACACACCATACTATATGCTTGGATTCGGTGAACCGATTGACCAGACGGTCATTTATATTATTGGATATGTGTTG GTGATGGTCGCTGGTTCTCTGGCCTTGGCGGCTCAGAATCTCCATCTTCCCACT ATGAAGGCCTGCCTGGGGATGCAGGTGGTGGCCTGTGTGATCTCTATATTGAATTTGCTCGTGGATGGATTTGACTTAGGGCTGGCTAAGTTGGATTTGACTCCATTCCATGACAGCCATTGCTGGCTGTCATGGAATTATACAGGAGTCCAACATGATAACTGCATGATTCTGTCA ACGACACACGCACATTATACTGCTGAGAATCTCCTGATCCAGGCTGCCTCGGTGGCTATCTCTGTCACCCTGGCTGCCTACTGCTGCAAGGTTATCAACTGCTGCTCACCCACATCCAGGATG CCTGTgatcactgtccaagcccctcCCACTCAGCAATGA
- the LOC134009931 gene encoding uncharacterized protein LOC134009931, translated as MSGEEELSMETSRPTVPTQSGAPAEGVADQAPLVSVRFQKDPHRKLKYLESEPKALGVTQITLSVFQIVSFSFLSAIDFVHLPSNLFNIIGSVVVMVAGVLALAAQNLVLPTLKACLGIQVLASVVSVFNFLEMSTFSEGNGDLQCWEYVYIMTERNSTADYSKTCHTIGEAVSHYQATGILIHAVSLAISVTLAAYCCKVINCCSPTSRMPVITVQAPPTQQ; from the exons ATGTCAG GCGAAGAAGAGCTTTCTATGGAgacaagtaggcctactgttcCAACCCAGAGCGGCGCACCTGCAGAGGGGGTGGCAGACCAGGCTCCTCTGGTGTCAGTTAGGTTTCAGAAGGACCCACACCGAAAACTAAAATACCTGGAGTCAGAACCTAAAGCATTAGGG GTGACTCAGATAACCCTCAGTGTTTTTCAGATCGTCTCCTTCAGTTTCCTGTCGGCTATCGATTTTGTTCATTTGCCTTCCAATCTTTTTAATATTATCGGATCTGTGGTG GTGATGGTAGCTGGTGTTTTGGCCTTGGCAGCTCAGAACCTAGTACTTCCCACT CTGAAGGCCTGCCTGGGAATACAGGTGTTGGCTTCTGTGGTCTCCGTATTCAACTTCCTCGAAATGTCAACCTTTTCAGAAGGCAACGGTGACTTGCAATGTTGGGAATATGTTTATATCATGACTGAACGAAATTCTACGGCAGACTATAGCAAAACGTGCCACACCATTGGA GAAGCTGTCTCACATTACCAAGCTACTGGTATTCTGATCCATGCTGTCTCGTTGGCTATCTCTGTCACCCTGGCTGCCTACTGCTGCAAGGTTATCAACTGCTGCTCACCCACATCCAGGATG CCGGTgatcactgtccaagcccctcCCACACAGCAATAG
- the ing2 gene encoding inhibitor of growth protein 2, translating into MTLCISGTMLGHHYPNVEKSQQLVSYVEDYLECVESLPLDIQRNVSLLREIDSRYQEVLKEVDDVFERYQGEQDAAQRKRLQTQLQRALITSQELGDEKIHVVTQMTELVENRSRQMDSHSLCLQEPCESERVVAERRSGSVPEAPPPERSSTRRPRRQRNSESRDSCHASANGSLADDPGEEPPLSQPREKRSKSAKKKKRKAAKQERDASPVEFAIDPNEPTYCLCEQVSYGEMIGCDNDQCPIEWFHFTCVGLTYKPKGKWYCPKCRGDNEKTMDKSLDRNKKDRRSR; encoded by the exons ATGACTTTATGCATCAGTGGAACAATGCTAGGCCATCACTATCCCAACGTGGAAAAGTCACAACAACTGGTCAGCTATGTGGAGGATTATTTGGAATGTGTGGAGTCTCTGCCTCTGGACATACAAAGAAATGTTTCTCTTTTACGAGAAATTGATTCCAGGTATCAAG AGGTGCTGAAGGAGGTGGATGATGTGTTTGAGAGGTACCAGGGCGAGCAGGACGCTGCCCAGCGCAAGCGGCTTCAGACCCAGCTGCAGCGGGCCCTCATCACCAGCCAGGAGCTGGGCGACGAGAAGATCCACGTGGTCACGCAGATGACGGAGCTGGTGGAGAACCGCTCCCGCCAGATGGACTCCCACTCCCTGTGCCTGCAGGAGCCCTGCGAAAGCGAGCGGGTTGTGGCCGAGAGGCGCTCTGGATCGGTGCCggaggccccgcccccagaGCGCTCGTCCACGCGCCGTCCGCGGCGCCAGCGCAACAGCGAGAGCCGCGACTCGTGCCACGCTTCAGCCAACGGCTCGCTGGCGGATGACCCCGGAGAGGAGCCGCCGCTGTCTCAGCCGCGGGAGAAGAGGTCCAAGTCGGCCAAGAAGAAGAAACGCAAGGCGGCCAAGCAGGAGCGGGACGCCTCGCCGGTGGAGTTCGCCATCGACCCCAACGAGCCCACCTACTGCCTTTGCGAGCAGGTGTCGTACGGCGAGATGATCGGCTGCGACAACGATCAGTGCCCGATCGAGTGGTTCCACTTTACCTGTGTGGGGCTGACCTACAAGCCCAAGGGGAAATGGTACTGTCCCAAATGCAGGGGGGACAACGAAAAGACGATGGACAAAAGCCTGGACAGGAACAAAAAGGACAGGAGGTCGAGGTAG
- the cd68 gene encoding macrosialin, with amino-acid sequence MKGFLLLCTLAFVSGLLPEGSTALKPPGSIFPPSEFDPTTHNTTTPPPTTHNTTTPPPTTHNTTTPPPTTHNTTTLPPTTHNTTTPPPTTHNTTTPPPTTHNTTTPPPTTHNTTTPPPTTHNTTTPPPTTHNTTTPPPTTHNTTTPPPTTHNTTTASTTPPPTAKPKPTKHANLTVGTYTLPGEKGLCLRAQMALEFQLVTDKANGTFIVQPSMTKASGECETSTAKLTLSFIEGFITLSFNKSAADKMVYVDAISFELSYPFTSGGNQKFSQQNNSLHLFAAATGYSYSCKSDSLYMGNGLYLDVTQDQMQVFNLVNNQDFGKPQPCPADKPDYRVAIAVGVVLLVLIVIVLIAYLLGRRKRTSGYQSL; translated from the exons ATGAAGGGATTTTTGTTACTTTGCACACTCGCCTTTGTCTCAG GGCTGTTGCCTGAGGGCAGCACAGCACTCAAACCGCCTGGAAGCATTTTCCCCCCCTCTGAATTTGATCCTACCACCcacaacacaacaaccccccctcctaccacccacaacacaacaaccccccctcctaccacccacaacacaacaaccccccctcctaccacccacaacacaacaaccctccctcctaccacccacaacacaacaaccccccctcctaccacccacaacacaacaaccccccctcctaccacccacaacacaacaaccccccctcctaccacccacaacacaacaaccccccctcctaccacccacaacacaacaaccccccctcctaccacccacaacacaacaaccccccctcctaccacccacaacacaacaaccccccctcctaccACCCACAACACAACAACCGCCTCtactaccccccctcccacagcaAAACCTAAGCCCACCAAGCATGCCAACCTGACCGTGGGCACCTACACCTTGCCAGGGGAGAAAGGTTTATGTCTGCGGGCACAGATGGCACTGGAATTCCAACTGGTAACTGACAAG GCAAATGGGACATTCATTGTTCAACCGAGCATGACAAAAGCTTCCGGGGAATGTGAAACTTCTACAGCCAAATTGACCCTCAGTTTCATTGAAGGATTCATCACCTTATCGTTCAACAAG AGCGCGGCTGACAAAATGGTCTATGTTGATGCTATTTCTTTTGAACTGTCCTACCCCTTCACATCTGGAG GTAACCAAAAGTTCAGCCAACAGAACAATTCCCTACACCTCTTTGCCGCGGCAACAGGCTATTCATACTCCTGCAAGAGTGATTCCCTGTACATGGGGAATGGACTGTACCTGGACGTTACTCAGGACCAAATGCAGGTCTTCAACCTCGTCAACAACCAGGACTTTGGCAAGC ctcagccctgccctgccgACAAACCTGACTACCGCGTAGCCATCGCCGTGGGCGTGGTCCTGTTGGTGCTCATTGTCATCGTGTTGATCGCCTACCTGCTGGGCCGGAGGAAGAGGACCAGTGGCTACCAGTCACTCTGA
- the zgc:112271 gene encoding bolA-like protein 2 — protein MAITSDHIRDKLIKEIGAVHVDVEDTSPNRCAASFKVLIVSPQFEGKPLLQRHRLVNTCLAEELKEIHAFEQKTLTPEQWEKQKAQ, from the exons ATGGCTATAACTTCAGATCACATTCGAGATAAGCTAATCAAGGAGATCGGGGCTGTGCAtgtg GACGTTGAGGACACTTCCCCCAATAGATGTGCGGCCAGCTTTAAAGTCCTTATAGTTTCTCCTCAATTTGAAGGTAAACCTCTGTTGCAGAGACACAG GTTGGTGAACACATGTCTGGCTGAAGAGCTAAAAGAGATCCACGCCTTCGAGCAGAAGACACTGACACCAGAACAATGGGAGAAACAGAAAGCACAGTGA